The Planococcus versutus genome contains a region encoding:
- a CDS encoding DUF5694 domain-containing protein: MMEKKVEIVLVGTHHFAYQKDVLMDKQNEIIELVDFLAAFNPGKIALEWEKSEQEELDKGFTKSEEDYEMHEIEQVGFRLATKLDRKAVFAVNWAGPLTQEEMVTLNQSIQEDYPNIWQAVEAFGKKSGGINPDQTLLESYRKLNNPELTKDLEEMYLSFLAVEKNGQNIGVSFLSKWMERELTIVKNIIEILEKPKERILLIVGGDHVWMLKKLFEGKGWTVINPFEK; encoded by the coding sequence ATGATGGAAAAGAAAGTGGAAATTGTCTTGGTAGGTACCCATCATTTTGCTTACCAAAAGGACGTTTTGATGGACAAGCAGAATGAAATTATAGAATTAGTGGATTTTCTCGCAGCATTTAACCCAGGCAAAATTGCTTTGGAATGGGAAAAAAGCGAGCAAGAGGAGTTAGACAAAGGCTTTACCAAGAGCGAAGAAGATTATGAGATGCACGAAATCGAACAAGTAGGATTCAGATTAGCCACTAAACTGGACCGTAAAGCAGTTTTTGCGGTTAATTGGGCTGGGCCATTAACTCAAGAGGAAATGGTGACACTTAATCAATCAATCCAAGAAGATTATCCTAACATTTGGCAAGCGGTAGAGGCATTTGGCAAAAAAAGTGGTGGAATTAATCCTGACCAGACATTACTTGAGTCGTATCGCAAACTCAATAACCCAGAATTGACCAAGGACTTGGAAGAGATGTATCTCTCTTTCTTAGCCGTTGAAAAAAATGGACAGAATATCGGTGTATCTTTCTTAAGCAAATGGATGGAAAGAGAACTGACCATTGTCAAAAACATTATTGAGATTTTAGAGAAACCAAAAGAGCGAATTTTACTAATTGTAGGCGGCGATCATGTTTGGATGCTGAAAAAACTATTCGAAGGGAAAGGATGGACGGTAATCAATCCATTTGAGAAATAA
- a CDS encoding helix-turn-helix domain-containing protein, whose amino-acid sequence MSFLESYVAENLKDPGFAKEWADSGLEYTIARNIIQRRNRLGLTQSEVASRMHTKQNVVSRIENGSQNVTLKSLKSLAAALQTDVPSLMQEHDEKQDEKKTSSDLVKS is encoded by the coding sequence ATGAGTTTTTTGGAAAGCTACGTAGCAGAAAACTTAAAAGACCCGGGATTTGCTAAGGAGTGGGCGGACAGTGGATTGGAATATACAATCGCTCGGAATATCATTCAACGCAGAAATCGTTTAGGTCTTACGCAAAGCGAAGTTGCTTCACGTATGCACACCAAGCAAAACGTGGTATCTCGTATTGAAAATGGCAGCCAGAATGTGACCTTGAAAAGCTTGAAATCGTTAGCTGCAGCCCTTCAGACGGATGTTCCTTCCTTGATGCAAGAACATGACGAGAAACAAGACGAGAAAAAAACCAGTTCCGATCTCGTGAAAAGTTAA
- a CDS encoding type II toxin-antitoxin system RelE/ParE family toxin, with amino-acid sequence MEKSKWTVNAYKKDNGEEPAAEFLNSLPAKERAKVLRTIQLLGEFGPMLRMPHRRPIDQDIYELRTVLGNNIFRVFHFHYENGEFILLNGFRKKTQKTPQSEIDRAKRYRDDYLRQKWRDST; translated from the coding sequence ATGGAAAAGTCGAAATGGACAGTCAATGCATATAAAAAAGACAATGGTGAGGAACCTGCTGCCGAGTTTCTAAACTCGCTTCCTGCAAAGGAAAGAGCAAAGGTGTTACGCACTATTCAATTATTGGGCGAATTTGGTCCGATGCTGCGGATGCCACACCGAAGGCCGATCGATCAGGACATCTATGAACTTCGAACGGTTTTAGGCAATAATATCTTTCGCGTGTTCCATTTTCATTACGAAAATGGCGAATTTATCTTGTTAAATGGTTTTCGAAAGAAAACTCAAAAAACACCGCAGAGTGAAATCGATCGTGCCAAGCGCTATCGAGATGATTATTTGCGACAAAAATGGAGGGATTCAACATGA
- a CDS encoding GNAT family N-acetyltransferase, with product MNYTFQSMTQEQAEEIATTWHYKDEYSFYDMDADQEDLKEFLDAEKRNDSYFIVTKNQELIGFYSFNQITEDTIDIGLGMKPNLTGSGQGLDFLKAGLKFIESNYNPKKITLSVATFNQRAIKVYKKIGFKEVEVFVQATNGSRFEFLKMALLF from the coding sequence TTGAATTACACATTTCAATCAATGACCCAAGAACAGGCAGAAGAAATCGCAACTACGTGGCATTACAAGGACGAGTATTCTTTTTACGATATGGATGCAGATCAAGAAGATTTAAAGGAATTTCTTGATGCAGAAAAGCGAAATGATTCTTATTTTATAGTCACTAAAAATCAAGAACTGATAGGATTTTATAGTTTTAATCAAATCACTGAAGATACGATAGATATAGGATTAGGTATGAAGCCCAATCTAACAGGGAGTGGACAAGGTTTGGATTTCTTGAAAGCTGGACTAAAATTTATTGAATCAAATTACAACCCCAAAAAAATTACATTATCCGTAGCGACTTTTAACCAAAGAGCGATAAAAGTTTACAAAAAAATCGGATTTAAAGAAGTGGAAGTTTTTGTGCAAGCTACTAATGGCAGCAGATTTGAATTTTTAAAAATGGCTCTTCTTTTCTAA
- a CDS encoding helix-turn-helix transcriptional regulator encodes MKNQIQELRKMQGFSQEELARRCSVTRQTINAIENNKYDPTLALAFKLSKNLNVKVDELFIFEEEIK; translated from the coding sequence ATGAAGAATCAAATTCAAGAATTGCGTAAAATGCAAGGGTTTTCCCAAGAAGAATTAGCCAGAAGATGCTCGGTAACAAGACAAACAATCAATGCGATTGAAAACAATAAGTATGATCCAACATTAGCGTTGGCATTTAAACTGTCTAAAAATCTTAACGTGAAAGTTGACGAATTATTTATTTTCGAGGAGGAAATTAAATAA
- a CDS encoding permease has translation MTKSAPNSETYTLLSLAVMSFCLSYLAPQYGQKDERIRMIREKGMFFSGLAFLIYSFLLTTTLSLDLIFLTAIEAINVLIALMISTLFISMVVLAKRY, from the coding sequence ATGACGAAAAGCGCTCCAAATTCTGAAACTTATACTCTACTTTCTTTGGCTGTGATGTCTTTTTGTTTAAGTTACTTGGCTCCACAATATGGCCAAAAGGATGAGCGAATAAGAATGATCCGTGAAAAGGGAATGTTTTTTTCAGGTCTTGCTTTCTTAATTTATTCTTTTCTTCTTACAACTACTCTTAGTTTGGATCTTATTTTTTTGACTGCAATCGAAGCAATTAACGTATTAATTGCTCTCATGATCAGCACACTCTTTATCTCTATGGTGGTTCTGGCCAAAAGATATTAA
- a CDS encoding helix-turn-helix transcriptional regulator, with protein sequence MNNKLKEFREKNNYSQDGLAKELGVSRQTIISIEKGRYNPSLPLALQIGKIFDTYIENIFFLDETDK encoded by the coding sequence GTGAATAATAAACTGAAGGAATTTCGGGAAAAAAATAATTATTCACAGGACGGTTTGGCAAAAGAGTTGGGTGTCTCCAGGCAAACGATTATTTCGATTGAGAAAGGGAGATACAATCCATCCCTTCCACTCGCCTTGCAGATAGGTAAAATATTTGATACCTATATCGAGAATATTTTCTTTTTAGATGAAACTGACAAATGA
- a CDS encoding MerR family transcriptional regulator: protein MEVVEKESESESDEIYLSTGKLSKILNVSVRTIRYYDQIGLVHPSKKGTGGKRHYSKEDILKLQKILLLKSLNLSLEDSRSILLEQSMSAILLAHQSLLSEEIEHLTNSLKHTQSLLNLLDLQTSLHWEDLISLVANAEKEKEWNQYFSVEQQSHLKSQLPKLENRDKTTKKWINIIKRIELCLENGVSPASVEGQLILEDVDILSEETFGDDPELVEAFWEVRKSSEASAELGLYPISPAIIGFLEMATEKKCTPTDH, encoded by the coding sequence ATGGAAGTAGTGGAAAAGGAAAGTGAAAGTGAAAGTGATGAAATTTATTTATCGACAGGTAAATTATCAAAAATTTTGAATGTCTCGGTGCGGACGATTCGCTATTACGATCAAATTGGGTTGGTGCACCCTTCGAAGAAGGGAACTGGTGGGAAACGGCACTATTCCAAAGAAGATATTCTAAAGTTGCAGAAAATACTCTTACTCAAGTCATTGAACCTATCGCTCGAAGACAGTCGGAGTATCCTGTTGGAACAATCGATGTCCGCAATTCTGCTTGCCCATCAGTCTTTGCTGAGTGAAGAGATCGAACACCTGACAAATTCTCTGAAGCACACCCAATCCCTATTGAATCTGCTAGACTTACAAACTAGCCTTCACTGGGAAGATTTAATTTCCTTGGTGGCGAATGCTGAGAAGGAAAAAGAATGGAATCAATATTTCTCTGTCGAGCAGCAGTCGCACCTTAAAAGTCAGTTGCCTAAACTTGAAAACCGAGATAAGACGACTAAAAAGTGGATTAACATTATCAAAAGGATTGAGCTTTGTCTTGAGAATGGGGTTTCCCCAGCCTCTGTAGAAGGTCAACTCATTCTTGAGGATGTTGACATTCTATCGGAAGAAACGTTTGGCGACGATCCGGAACTGGTTGAGGCTTTTTGGGAAGTCCGCAAATCTTCCGAAGCTTCTGCTGAGCTGGGTCTTTATCCAATCTCACCAGCTATAATCGGTTTTCTGGAGATGGCCACTGAAAAGAAATGTACTCCAACTGACCATTAA
- a CDS encoding CPBP family intramembrane glutamic endopeptidase, with protein MKKSIERNEMWKWRDLTYMLFLVLVLVPIFIETILFTYLLSVFQNELYAGTLNGFIMAIVFTAALYFIVLKPNRQSWSTVGLKSFPLSEWKRITVWTVILIIVSIALVVAMSFIGIGTENSKTESLQSQMTLLNFAIGFVSAAIISPIYEEIFYRGFLYRFFSSRYGVLSGMIISSLIFTVVHIPTFNTLPVNFVSGLVFSWVYQKTGSIIPSILIHGIFNGIAVILTAIA; from the coding sequence ATGAAGAAATCTATTGAACGAAATGAAATGTGGAAATGGCGCGATTTAACTTATATGTTGTTTCTTGTATTGGTATTAGTTCCGATCTTCATTGAAACTATATTATTTACTTATCTATTGAGCGTTTTTCAAAACGAGTTATATGCCGGTACATTAAACGGCTTTATCATGGCGATTGTTTTTACAGCGGCGCTTTATTTTATTGTTTTGAAACCTAATAGGCAGTCTTGGAGCACTGTTGGACTAAAGTCATTCCCGTTAAGTGAGTGGAAACGGATTACCGTTTGGACCGTCATCCTAATCATCGTGAGCATTGCATTGGTAGTTGCTATGTCTTTTATAGGAATTGGAACCGAAAACAGTAAAACGGAAAGTCTCCAGTCACAAATGACTTTGTTGAACTTTGCAATAGGGTTTGTTTCGGCTGCGATCATTTCTCCTATCTATGAAGAAATTTTTTATCGCGGCTTTCTTTATCGTTTTTTCAGCAGTCGCTATGGTGTGTTAAGCGGCATGATCATCAGTTCCCTAATCTTTACGGTTGTCCATATTCCTACATTCAATACGTTGCCGGTGAATTTTGTCTCAGGTCTTGTTTTTTCATGGGTTTATCAGAAAACTGGTTCCATCATTCCCAGCATTCTGATTCATGGAATTTTTAATGGGATTGCCGTCATACTGACTGCTATCGCTTAA
- a CDS encoding M4 family metallopeptidase has protein sequence MKRKYIVPVLLSSALVASSFTASATLANTQNSHEKVEKTWNEKANVPVFVKEKIAEKRAASNASNALDYLANNENKTGLKNARKNLKQKNTEKDSLGMTHVSFSQSVNDVPVEGAEVVVHYSKNDELVSVTGSHFPEAVAKSIDTTPTVSMIKAVQSAKNSVDAPDELEYNPTSELVVYPFDGKNHLTYKVNVNFLGEKPGNWFVFIDAKSGEVIDQYNAIMHANKIHQSVGTGVLGGQRKIHTTKVKQPKSGTVFSLSDESHEGLKGIYTLDANDGEIMINNSASWKDEYLRPGVDAHYNSEQVYEYFNEQHDRNSLDDNGMAIISYVHFGENYNNAFWNGRQMTYGDGDGLFMVPLSAGLDVAAHEMTHGVISNSANLQYRFESGALNESFADIFGTLVDADDWEIGEDIMGPEAKEDGRVSLRSLSDPSKYKVKVDYVPYGNGEGNYPSHMDEFYDLPRSLDNGGVHINSSITNHAAYLIGEEIGKEKLGKIFYRALTIYLTPTSNFSEARKLIVQSAVDIYGEGSAEVVATANGFDSVGIYE, from the coding sequence TTGAAAAGAAAATATATTGTACCTGTTCTTTTATCATCTGCGCTCGTCGCAAGTTCTTTTACCGCCAGCGCAACTTTGGCGAATACCCAGAATAGTCACGAAAAAGTAGAGAAAACCTGGAATGAGAAAGCAAATGTACCGGTTTTTGTGAAAGAGAAAATCGCAGAAAAACGCGCTGCTAGCAACGCTTCGAATGCGCTGGATTACTTAGCAAATAATGAAAACAAGACAGGCTTGAAAAATGCGAGGAAAAATTTAAAGCAAAAAAATACGGAAAAAGATTCACTTGGGATGACCCATGTAAGCTTTAGCCAATCCGTTAATGATGTTCCGGTGGAAGGGGCGGAAGTGGTCGTCCATTACAGTAAAAACGATGAACTGGTCTCTGTAACCGGTAGCCATTTCCCTGAAGCGGTAGCCAAGTCAATCGACACTACGCCAACTGTTAGCATGATCAAAGCGGTGCAAAGTGCTAAAAACTCAGTGGATGCACCAGATGAGCTAGAGTATAATCCGACTTCAGAATTGGTGGTTTATCCATTTGACGGTAAAAATCACCTTACCTACAAAGTGAATGTCAACTTTCTTGGAGAAAAGCCAGGCAATTGGTTTGTCTTCATCGATGCCAAAAGTGGTGAAGTGATTGATCAATACAATGCCATCATGCATGCTAATAAAATCCATCAATCTGTGGGTACCGGTGTATTAGGTGGGCAACGTAAAATTCATACAACTAAAGTTAAACAGCCAAAAAGTGGTACAGTGTTCAGTTTATCCGATGAATCGCATGAAGGATTGAAAGGAATATATACTCTTGATGCAAATGACGGAGAAATTATGATAAATAATAGTGCGTCGTGGAAAGATGAATATTTACGCCCTGGAGTAGACGCTCATTATAATTCTGAACAAGTTTACGAATATTTTAATGAGCAACACGATCGTAACTCATTAGATGATAATGGTATGGCCATCATTTCTTATGTGCACTTTGGTGAAAACTATAACAACGCATTTTGGAACGGACGCCAAATGACTTACGGTGACGGAGATGGGTTGTTCATGGTTCCATTATCTGCAGGATTAGACGTTGCAGCGCATGAAATGACACATGGCGTAATTTCAAATTCAGCGAATTTGCAATATCGTTTTGAGTCAGGTGCCTTGAATGAATCATTTGCAGATATTTTTGGTACTTTAGTTGATGCAGATGATTGGGAAATCGGTGAAGATATTATGGGACCAGAAGCGAAAGAAGATGGAAGAGTATCTCTACGTAGCTTAAGTGACCCAAGTAAATACAAGGTAAAAGTAGATTACGTGCCTTACGGAAACGGTGAAGGCAATTATCCTTCCCATATGGACGAATTTTATGACTTACCAAGATCTTTGGATAATGGTGGAGTCCATATCAACTCATCTATCACGAACCATGCTGCTTACTTGATCGGTGAAGAAATTGGCAAAGAAAAATTAGGCAAGATCTTCTACCGTGCACTGACCATTTACTTGACTCCAACTTCAAACTTTAGTGAAGCGCGCAAACTAATCGTACAGTCGGCAGTTGATATTTATGGAGAAGGTAGCGCAGAAGTAGTAGCCACTGCAAACGGATTCGACAGTGTAGGTATTTACGAATAA
- a CDS encoding ArsR/SmtB family transcription factor, with the protein MLEALSNPHRLRIISVLSEGKQYVSQLARELGISRPLLYLHLQKLEEAELVKSDMEILESGKAAKYYILNSFQFELNEHLIHDLTNSLTIKKKSNIKGEKESD; encoded by the coding sequence ATGCTTGAAGCTTTATCAAATCCCCACAGACTCAGAATTATTTCCGTTCTTTCAGAAGGGAAACAATATGTGAGTCAGCTTGCAAGAGAATTAGGTATTAGTAGACCATTGTTATATCTTCACTTACAAAAGCTGGAGGAGGCAGAATTAGTTAAGAGCGATATGGAAATTTTAGAAAGTGGAAAAGCAGCCAAATACTATATACTTAATTCATTCCAATTCGAATTGAACGAACATTTGATTCATGATCTAACAAATTCTTTGACGATAAAAAAGAAAAGTAATATTAAAGGGGAGAAAGAGAGTGACTGA
- a CDS encoding multicopper oxidase family protein, translating into MQKRFLLGALSLSAALTLTACASNNEGMDSNRMHHEASMESGEDMNQGGMGDMMDHGNVPSLLSSEGTNELPIPPLLEKQQGQDYDYEVIAQEGITEFFKGISTETYGYNGDLLGPTLKIEEGKSVDVKITNELDESTTFHWHGLEVASEIDGGPSDEIQPGESRIVTLQADQPAATLWYHPHVHEMTAEQVYRGLSGMLLIDSSNSEDSTIPNKYGVNDIPLIFQDRLFDEDKQLDYDNLMDEDGTLGDISMINGTLNSKLTITEPIMRFRLLNGSNARNYTFSLSNGASFTQIASDGSLLDEPVEVEELILAASERAEILIDFSKLTSEESLALVNDEGVELLPFDVELDASTADSTEMWTTEEPFLSQEEKEMPVEKNIELFGMMDMVTINGKKFDPNRIDLRQKQGVTEVWEVYNKKDMMGGMIHPFHVHGTQFKVISRDGKEVTPREQGLKDSVLVNPGEKVKLLVTFPEKGVYVFHCHILEHEDGGMMGQIEVY; encoded by the coding sequence ATGCAAAAGAGATTTTTATTAGGGGCCTTGTCACTTTCAGCGGCACTTACTTTAACTGCATGTGCTAGTAATAACGAAGGCATGGACTCAAACAGGATGCACCATGAAGCAAGTATGGAATCAGGAGAAGACATGAATCAAGGTGGAATGGGAGACATGATGGATCATGGAAATGTACCTTCTCTCTTATCTTCTGAAGGGACAAACGAACTCCCAATCCCTCCTTTATTGGAAAAGCAACAAGGACAAGACTACGATTATGAAGTAATCGCTCAAGAAGGCATTACCGAATTTTTTAAAGGAATCTCAACTGAAACGTATGGATATAACGGGGATTTACTCGGTCCTACACTTAAAATCGAAGAAGGAAAAAGCGTTGATGTTAAAATTACAAACGAGCTGGATGAATCCACCACTTTTCATTGGCACGGCCTTGAAGTGGCTAGTGAAATAGATGGCGGACCCAGTGATGAAATTCAGCCAGGTGAAAGTCGAATTGTTACGTTACAAGCCGATCAACCAGCTGCAACACTGTGGTATCATCCGCACGTTCATGAAATGACTGCCGAACAAGTATATAGAGGGCTTTCTGGAATGTTGCTCATTGATAGCTCAAACAGTGAAGATTCAACTATTCCGAACAAATATGGCGTTAACGATATCCCACTTATCTTTCAAGATCGCCTTTTTGACGAAGATAAGCAACTAGATTATGACAATCTCATGGATGAAGATGGAACTCTCGGTGATATCTCGATGATTAACGGAACGCTAAACTCAAAACTGACCATTACAGAACCGATTATGCGTTTTCGATTATTAAATGGATCGAACGCACGAAACTACACATTCAGTTTGAGTAATGGTGCTAGCTTTACCCAAATTGCTTCTGATGGAAGTTTGCTCGATGAACCCGTAGAAGTCGAAGAATTAATACTCGCAGCTTCAGAGCGCGCAGAAATTCTGATTGATTTTTCAAAACTCACGTCTGAAGAATCACTTGCTCTTGTGAATGATGAAGGTGTTGAATTGTTGCCATTTGATGTTGAGCTTGACGCTTCTACCGCAGATTCAACTGAAATGTGGACAACAGAAGAGCCGTTCCTGTCGCAAGAAGAAAAAGAAATGCCCGTTGAAAAAAATATCGAATTATTTGGCATGATGGACATGGTGACCATTAACGGCAAGAAATTCGATCCAAATCGCATTGACTTACGCCAAAAACAAGGCGTTACTGAAGTGTGGGAAGTGTACAATAAAAAGGATATGATGGGTGGCATGATTCATCCGTTCCACGTTCACGGGACCCAATTTAAAGTGATTTCTCGTGATGGCAAAGAAGTGACTCCACGTGAACAAGGGTTGAAAGACAGTGTATTAGTTAATCCTGGGGAAAAAGTGAAATTGCTCGTCACTTTTCCTGAAAAAGGTGTGTACGTATTTCATTGCCACATTTTAGAACACGAAGATGGTGGCATGATGGGACAAATTGAAGTGTATTAA
- a CDS encoding F510_1955 family glycosylhydrolase: protein MGYAGNDGGLYFASHTGPKIYREEEWFAISDNFFDYMGFNAVEEGFYTSGHPSADSDMLNPLGIQKSTDGGKSLEHIAFEGETDFHAMAVGYTSQDIFLLNPEENSLLKPGFYKSNDKGETWEAVNVNGLEGEVSGLALHPQDSSLVAAATSTGIYVSEDGGKNFGRVTDETDQGTAVFYSEDSLFYASYGTSASLIKYTIESKKEEVVTLPELPQDSVAFIFQNPNNSKEIALYTLKGKAFLTKDNAKTWLPLLNERNVQ from the coding sequence ATGGGGTATGCGGGAAATGATGGAGGCCTATATTTTGCTTCGCATACAGGTCCCAAGATTTATAGAGAAGAGGAGTGGTTTGCCATCTCCGATAACTTTTTCGATTATATGGGATTTAATGCCGTAGAAGAGGGTTTTTATACATCAGGACATCCGAGTGCGGATTCTGATATGCTGAATCCACTTGGGATTCAAAAAAGTACGGACGGAGGAAAGTCGTTAGAACACATTGCTTTTGAAGGTGAAACGGACTTTCACGCAATGGCTGTAGGCTATACGAGTCAAGATATCTTTCTGTTAAATCCAGAAGAGAATTCATTATTAAAGCCAGGTTTTTACAAGAGCAATGACAAAGGAGAGACATGGGAGGCCGTGAATGTGAATGGGTTAGAAGGTGAGGTTTCTGGACTTGCTCTTCATCCACAAGATTCTAGCTTGGTTGCGGCAGCTACTTCTACAGGGATATATGTGTCGGAAGACGGCGGGAAAAACTTTGGTCGTGTGACAGATGAAACTGATCAAGGAACAGCTGTTTTTTATAGTGAAGATTCCTTGTTTTATGCAAGTTACGGCACCAGCGCTTCATTGATTAAATATACAATTGAAAGCAAAAAAGAAGAAGTTGTCACTTTACCAGAACTTCCACAAGATAGTGTTGCTTTTATTTTTCAAAATCCAAATAATAGTAAAGAAATTGCGCTGTACACTTTAAAAGGGAAAGCTTTTCTCACAAAAGATAATGCGAAAACGTGGTTACCCTTGCTCAATGAAAGAAATGTTCAATAA
- a CDS encoding STAS domain-containing protein, translated as MLKDQGLHTYLCNNAERLTEEWYESVNKTRKGMYSSTDPAVIQRFKSQNLAFHKQFCVIFEPGKEDVSEEFQQFIQSLAVDEGHQQTPIEEIIEEFFRTQKQYAGLIEEYVFECVEDVTMQQLNAWNQGVVDSIHSIILEFTKQYSEAATRRLYAQQEMIVEMSAPVISLTHNIGFLPLVGEISTYRAQTIFEKALAQSIEKQLKKLFIDLSGVPIIDTMVAHQIFQVISGLKIIGVETALSGISPQIAQTAIQLGLNFSDIKVYSTLKQAMQTETLSLS; from the coding sequence ATGCTAAAAGATCAAGGTCTGCACACTTATTTATGCAATAATGCCGAACGATTAACTGAAGAGTGGTATGAGTCAGTAAATAAAACTCGAAAAGGGATGTATTCTTCTACCGACCCAGCTGTTATTCAACGATTTAAAAGTCAAAACTTAGCGTTCCATAAACAGTTTTGCGTCATCTTTGAACCAGGAAAAGAGGATGTGTCGGAGGAGTTTCAACAATTCATCCAAAGTCTTGCGGTCGATGAAGGCCATCAACAAACACCAATCGAAGAAATCATTGAAGAATTCTTCAGAACGCAAAAGCAGTATGCGGGATTGATTGAGGAATATGTTTTTGAATGTGTAGAAGATGTCACGATGCAACAACTGAATGCCTGGAATCAGGGAGTCGTGGATTCCATCCATTCTATTATTTTAGAGTTCACGAAACAGTATTCCGAAGCAGCTACCAGACGGTTATATGCTCAACAGGAAATGATTGTAGAAATGAGTGCACCTGTTATTTCCTTGACCCACAACATCGGATTTTTGCCTTTGGTAGGGGAAATTAGTACGTACCGAGCACAAACTATTTTTGAAAAAGCGTTGGCGCAGAGTATTGAGAAGCAATTGAAAAAGCTATTTATTGATTTGTCAGGAGTTCCAATCATCGATACCATGGTGGCTCATCAAATCTTTCAGGTTATCAGCGGATTGAAGATCATTGGGGTTGAAACGGCCTTGTCCGGAATCAGTCCACAAATTGCTCAGACAGCAATTCAATTAGGCTTAAACTTCTCAGACATCAAGGTATACAGTACACTGAAACAGGCTATGCAGACGGAAACTCTTAGTCTTTCCTAA
- a CDS encoding MEDS domain-containing protein: MENKIPEVISKIQTTQGAHVFYLTEQTAAYINNALTVHFFDNFHLYWQKGDFLPSTIIDYFQETVDHLPSGGQCYRTWGHIEWGTQQGLEKELLSYEKKIKQLVSKHHLIAVCAYDAFRVEQHLQEKLGV, from the coding sequence ATGGAAAATAAAATACCAGAAGTTATATCGAAAATACAAACAACACAAGGAGCTCATGTCTTCTATCTGACAGAACAAACAGCTGCTTATATTAACAATGCACTTACGGTTCACTTTTTTGATAATTTTCATCTCTATTGGCAAAAAGGAGATTTTTTACCAAGTACCATTATTGACTATTTTCAGGAAACAGTTGACCACTTGCCTTCGGGAGGTCAATGCTACCGGACATGGGGTCATATTGAATGGGGGACTCAGCAAGGACTGGAAAAAGAACTTCTGTCGTACGAAAAGAAAATAAAACAACTAGTATCGAAACATCACTTAATTGCCGTATGCGCATATGACGCCTTTAGAGTGGAACAGCACTTGCAAGAAAAACTGGGTGTATGA
- a CDS encoding VTC domain-containing protein — translation MAFFEVKQKHQNVINKRRLTIPLTEAYRYLRKGKQSDLSQFHVSNQQVLKEIDYFINNYQLFPKMIVSYDRHAMHGTEDENLHITFDFNLRCRKEDLQLEHGTYGKHFIDPNLVIVEVKVDHTPSFSCKCCSTLKASYAHTAIK, via the coding sequence ATTGCATTTTTTGAAGTAAAACAAAAACATCAAAACGTTATCAACAAACGCCGCCTAACGATACCTCTTACTGAAGCGTACCGTTATTTAAGAAAAGGTAAACAAAGTGACTTAAGCCAATTTCATGTATCGAACCAACAAGTACTAAAAGAAATCGACTACTTTATCAACAATTATCAGCTATTTCCTAAAATGATTGTCAGCTACGATCGTCATGCAATGCACGGAACAGAGGATGAAAACCTCCATATTACGTTTGATTTTAATTTAAGGTGCCGTAAAGAAGATTTGCAACTAGAGCATGGTACCTACGGCAAGCATTTTATCGATCCAAATTTAGTCATTGTCGAAGTAAAAGTGGATCATACACCCAGTTTTTCTTGCAAGTGCTGTTCCACTCTAAAGGCGTCATATGCGCATACGGCAATTAAGTGA